A stretch of Lagopus muta isolate bLagMut1 chromosome 9, bLagMut1 primary, whole genome shotgun sequence DNA encodes these proteins:
- the CFAP410 gene encoding cilia- and flagella-associated protein 410 isoform X4: protein MRRGGLSLCSLCSLNGISDLEPLNQCQNLSELYLRKNNIASLNELFYLKNLPRLRVLWLSENPCCGSDPHRYRMTVLRNLPSLQKLDNQAVTEEELSQAMVDGEEITAPPARRSMENGCSASTESSAAESTMETESELLSFGLEETKLCCSGVLAGSCMCRQSKIREQLGMKPVPRDKFSSFSPQETDCSQNTRNNVLSAILLLTKELDAEGLEVVQETVGRRLQAFRKRELQEE, encoded by the exons ATGAGGAGGGGTGGGCTGAGCCTGtgctctctctgcagcctgAATGGCATCTCAGACCTCGAGCCGCTGAACCAGTGCCAGAATCTGAGCGAGCTCTACCTGAGGAAGAACAACATAGCAAGCCTGAATGAGCTCTTCTACCTCAAAAACCTGCCCCGGCTGAGGGTCCTGTGGCTGTCTGAAAACCCCTGCTGTGGCTCGGACCCCCACCGCTACAGGATGACGGTGCTCCGCAACCTCCCCAGCCTGCAGAAGCTGGATAATCAAG cCGTGACAGAGGAAGAGCTGTCCCAGGCCATGGTTGATGGGGAGGAAATCACGGCCCCACCAGCCAGGAGGAGCATGGAGAACGGCTGCTCCGCATCCACAGAGTCCAGTGCTGCCGAATCCACAATGGAGACTGAGAGCGAGCTGCTGAGCTTCGGTTTGGAGGAGACCAA GCTGTGCTGTAGCGGGGTGCTTGCTGGCAGCTGCATGTGCAGACAAAG caaaatccGAGAGCAGCTTGGTATGAAGCCTGTTCCTAGGGATAAATTTTCCTCCTTCTCACCTCAAGAGACGGACTGTAGCCAAAATACAAGA AACAACGTGCTGAGTGCCATCCTGCTACTCACGAAGGAACTGGACGCAGAGGGTCTGGAGGTCGTCCAGGAGACAGTGGGGAGGAGACTGCAGGCCTTTCGGaagagggagctgcaggaggagtgA
- the CFAP410 gene encoding cilia- and flagella-associated protein 410 isoform X2 produces the protein MRLSRAAVLARAKAVALDGVRRLNCWGSRLTDISICRDLPNVEVITFSLNGISDLEPLNQCQNLSELYLRKNNIASLNELFYLKNLPRLRVLWLSENPCCGSDPHRYRMTVLRNLPSLQKLDNQAVTEEELSQAMVDGEEITAPPARRSMENGCSASTESSAAESTMETESELLSFGLEETNKIREQLGMKPVPRDKFSSFSPQETDCSQNTRNNVLSAILLLTKELDAEGLEVVQETVGRRLQAFRKRELQEE, from the exons ATGAGGCTGAGCCGGGCGGCCGTGCTGGCCCGGGCCAAGGCCGTCGCGCTCGATGGGGTCCGGCGGCTGAACTGCTG GGGCAGCCGCCTCACCGAT ATATCGATATGCCGGGATCTGCCCAACGTTGAGGTGATCACATTCAG cctgAATGGCATCTCAGACCTCGAGCCGCTGAACCAGTGCCAGAATCTGAGCGAGCTCTACCTGAGGAAGAACAACATAGCAAGCCTGAATGAGCTCTTCTACCTCAAAAACCTGCCCCGGCTGAGGGTCCTGTGGCTGTCTGAAAACCCCTGCTGTGGCTCGGACCCCCACCGCTACAGGATGACGGTGCTCCGCAACCTCCCCAGCCTGCAGAAGCTGGATAATCAAG cCGTGACAGAGGAAGAGCTGTCCCAGGCCATGGTTGATGGGGAGGAAATCACGGCCCCACCAGCCAGGAGGAGCATGGAGAACGGCTGCTCCGCATCCACAGAGTCCAGTGCTGCCGAATCCACAATGGAGACTGAGAGCGAGCTGCTGAGCTTCGGTTTGGAGGAGACCAA caaaatccGAGAGCAGCTTGGTATGAAGCCTGTTCCTAGGGATAAATTTTCCTCCTTCTCACCTCAAGAGACGGACTGTAGCCAAAATACAAGA AACAACGTGCTGAGTGCCATCCTGCTACTCACGAAGGAACTGGACGCAGAGGGTCTGGAGGTCGTCCAGGAGACAGTGGGGAGGAGACTGCAGGCCTTTCGGaagagggagctgcaggaggagtgA
- the PFKL gene encoding ATP-dependent 6-phosphofructokinase, liver type, with product MAAAELERLRMAGAGMAIAVLTSGGDAQGMNAAVRAVTRMGIYVGAKVFLIYEGYEGLVEGGDNIKQATWLSVSNIIQLGGTVIGSARCKAFTTRQGRLRAARNLVEHGITNLCVIGGDGSLTGADIFRAEWAGLLDELLRDGLISEEVAKANGRLNVVGLVGSIDNDFCGTDMTIGTDSALHRIMEVIDAITTTAQSHQRTFVLEVMGRHCGYLALVSGLASGADWLFIPESPPEDGWEDLMCERLGETRSRGSRLNIIIIAEGAIDRNGKPISSNYVKDLVVQRLGFDTRVTVLGHVQRGGTPSAFDRVLSSKMGMEAVMALLEATPDTPACVVSLSGNQSVRLPLMECVQVTKDVQKAMDEKRFDEAIQLRGRSFENNWNIYKLLAHQKPAQEKSPFSLAILNVGAPAAGMNAAVRSAVRISICRGHTVYAVSDGFEGLAKGQIREVGWHDVAGWLGRGGSMLGTKRTLPKTCMEKIVENVRKFNIQALLVIGGFEAYEGVLQLVEARGQYEELCIIMCVIPATISNNVPGTDFSLGSDTAVNAAMESCDRIKQSASGTKRRVFIVETMGGYCGYLSTVTGIAVGADAAYVYEDPFTIHDLKANVEHLTDKMKTDIQRGLVLRNEKCHEHYTTEFLYNLYSSEGKGIFDCRINVLGHLQQGGAPTPFDRNYGTKLGVKAVLWMSEKLQEAYRKGRVFANSADSACVIGLRKKVVAFSPVTELKKVTDFEHRLPQEQWWLNLRLMLKMLANYQISLTEYISGKMEHVTRRTLSIEKGF from the exons ATGGCGGCGGCGGAGCTGGAGCGGCTGCGGATGGCGGGGGCCGGCATGGCCATCGCCGTGCTCACCAGCGGCGGCGACGCGCAAG GCATGAACGCCGCTGTGCGCGCCGTCACCCGCATGGGCATCTACGTGGGAGCCAAGGTCTTCCTCATCTACGAG GGCTATGAGGGGCTGGTGGAAGGCGGTGACAACATCAAGCAGGCCACCTGGCTGAGCGTCTCCAACATCATCCAGCTG GGCGGTACGGTCATCGGCAGCGCCCGCTGCAAAGCCTTCACCACGAGGCAGGGCCGCCTGCGCGCCGCCCGCAACCTGGTGGAGCACGGCATCACCAACCTCTGCGTCATCGGCGGCGACGGCAGCCTGACGGGTGCCGACATCTTCCGCGCCGAGTGGGCCGGGCTGCTGGATGAGCTGCTGCGCGACG GGCTGATCAGCGAGGAGGTGGCGAAGGCCAACGGGCGGCTCAATGTGGTGGGCTTGGTGGGCTCCATCGACAACGACTTCTGCGGCACCGACATGACCATCGGCACCGACTCGGCGCTGCATCGCATCATGGAGGTGATCGACGCCATCACCACCACGGCGCAGAG CCACCAGAGGACGTTCGTGCTGGAGGTGATGGGCCGCCACTGCGG GTACCTGGCGCTGGTGTCTGGGCTGGCCTCGGGGGCCGACTGGCTCTTCATCCCCGAATCCCCCCCAGAGGATGGCTGGGAGGATCTGATGTGCGAGCGGCTCGGGGAG ACCCGCAGCCGAGGGTCACGGCTCAACATCATCATCATCGCGGAGGGGGCCATTGACCGCAACGGCAAGCCCATCTCCTCCAACTACGTCAAAGAC CTGGTGGTGCAGCGCCTGGGCTTTGACACACGTGTCACCGTGCTGGGCCACGTGCAGCGTGGCGGGACGCCCTCCGCCTTCGACCGTGTGCTG AGCAGCAAGATGGGGATGGAGGCGGTGATGGCGCTGCTGGAGGCCACCCCGGACACCCCCGCCTGCGTGGTGAGCCTGTCAGGGAACCAGTCGGTGCGGCTGCCGCTGATGGAGTGCGTCCAGGTG ACGAAGGACGTGCAGAAGGCCATGGATGAGAAGAGGTTTGATGAGGCAATCCAGCTCCGTGGGAG GAGCTTTGAGAACAACTGGAACATCTATAAACTGTTGGCACACCAGAAGCCAGCGCAGGAGAAG agccCCTTCAGCCTGGCCATCCTGAACGTGGGGGCCCCTGCTGCCGGCATGAACGCGGCCGTGCGCTCAGCTGTGCGCATCAGCATCTGCCGTGGCCACACCGTCTATGCGGTGAGCGATGGCTTTGAGGGCTTGGCCAAGGGACAG ATCCGCGAGGTGGGCTGGCATGACGTGGCAGGCTGGCTGGGACGCGGCGGGTCCATGCTAGGCACCAAGCG GACTCTGCCCAAGACTTGCATGGAAAAGATCGTGGAGAACGTGCGGAAATTCAACATCCAAGCTCTGCTGGTCATCGGTGGCTTTGAG GCATACGAGGGGGTGCTGCAGCTGGTTGAAGCCCGTGGGCAGTATGAGGAGCTCTGCATCATCATGTGTGTCATCCCCGCCACCATCAGCAACAACGTGCCCGGCACCGACTTCAGCCTGGGCTCGGACACAGCCGTCAATGCAGCCATGGAG AGCTGTGACCGCATCAAGCAGTCAGCGTCGGGCACCAAGCGCCGCGTCTTCATCGTGGAGACCATGGGAGGTTACTGTGGGTATCTGTCCACCGTCACCGGCATCGCCGTGGGTGCCGATGCTGCCTATGTGTATGAAGACCCTTTCACCATCCATGACCTGAAG GCCAACGTGGAGCACCTGACGGACAAAATGAAGACAGACATCCAGAGAGGGCTGGTGCTGCG CAATGAGAAGTGCCACGAGCACTACACCACCGAGTTCCTCTACAACCTCTACTCCTCTGAGGGCAAGGGCATCTTCGACTGCAGGATCAATGTCCTGGGCCACCTCCAGCAG GGTGGAGCCCCGACCCCCTTTGATCGCAACTACGGGACCAAGCTGGGCGTGAAGGCCGTGCTGTGGATgtcagagaagctgcaggaggCGTACCGCAAGG GGCGTGTGTTTGCCAACTCGGCTGATTCCGCCTGTGTCATTGGCCTGAGGAAGAAGGTGGTGGCCTTCAGCCCTGTGACGGAGCTCAAGAAAGTCACTGATTTTGA GCACCGGCTGCCCCAGGAGCAGTGGTGGCTGAACCTGCGACTGATGCTGAAGATGCTGGCCAACTACCAGATCAGCCTGACCGAGTACATCTCGGGGAAGATGGAGCACGTCACCCGGCGCACGCTCAGCATCGAGAAGGGCTTCTAG
- the PROCR gene encoding endothelial protein C receptor — MLRLLLLCGALGCGAGSDAPLAFTMLQWTQVSKGSSVFWGNATLDGRLSHILEDHNVTQVLPLEPPAAWAQQRDMVTNYLSYFSGIVQVFSKERPLNYTQILHCRLGCCLFPNGTAHSFYEVSLNGTAFLTFHVPTATWELRWPRRDPVATFARQELMKYSETTHNLQHFLNTTCVDILRAQSPHTGKQRGRSHAPLVLGLILGVSAVVGMAVGIFLCTGGSC, encoded by the exons atgctgaggctgctgctgctctgcggGGCTCTgggctgcggggccgggagcgACG CCCCGCTCGCCTTCACCATGCTGCAGTGGACGCAGGTGTCCAAGGGCAGCTCTGTCTTTTGGGGCAACGCCACGCTGGACGGGCGGCTCAGCCACATCCTGGAGGATCACAACGTCACTCAGGTGCTGCCCCTGGAGCCGCCTGCAGCTTGGGCACAGCAGCGGGACATGGTGACCAACTACCTGAGCTACTTCAGCGGCATTGTGCAGGTCTTCAGCAAGGAGAGGCCCCTCAACT ACACCCAGATCCTGCACTGCCGCCTGGGCTGCTGCCTCTTCCCTAATGGCACAGCCCACAGCTTCTACGAGGTGTCCCTCAATGGAACAGCCTTCCTCACCTTCCATGTCCCCACCGCCACCTGGGAGCTCCGCTGGCCACGCAGGGACCCGGTGGCCACTTTTGCCCGGCAGGAGCTGATGAAATACTCTGAGACCACGCATAACCTACAGCACTTCCTCAACACCACCTGTGTGGACATCCTGCGGGCTCAGAGCCCTCACACAG GGAAGCAGAGAGGCCGCTCGCACGCCCCGCTGGTGCTGGGTCTGATCCTGGGGGTCTCCGCGGTGGTGGGTATGGCTGTGGGCATCTTCTTGTGCACAGGAGGGAGCTGCTAG
- the CFAP410 gene encoding cilia- and flagella-associated protein 410 isoform X1, whose protein sequence is MRLSRAAVLARAKAVALDGVRRLNCWGSRLTDISICRDLPNVEVITFSLNGISDLEPLNQCQNLSELYLRKNNIASLNELFYLKNLPRLRVLWLSENPCCGSDPHRYRMTVLRNLPSLQKLDNQAVTEEELSQAMVDGEEITAPPARRSMENGCSASTESSAAESTMETESELLSFGLEETKLCCSGVLAGSCMCRQSKIREQLGMKPVPRDKFSSFSPQETDCSQNTRNNVLSAILLLTKELDAEGLEVVQETVGRRLQAFRKRELQEE, encoded by the exons ATGAGGCTGAGCCGGGCGGCCGTGCTGGCCCGGGCCAAGGCCGTCGCGCTCGATGGGGTCCGGCGGCTGAACTGCTG GGGCAGCCGCCTCACCGAT ATATCGATATGCCGGGATCTGCCCAACGTTGAGGTGATCACATTCAG cctgAATGGCATCTCAGACCTCGAGCCGCTGAACCAGTGCCAGAATCTGAGCGAGCTCTACCTGAGGAAGAACAACATAGCAAGCCTGAATGAGCTCTTCTACCTCAAAAACCTGCCCCGGCTGAGGGTCCTGTGGCTGTCTGAAAACCCCTGCTGTGGCTCGGACCCCCACCGCTACAGGATGACGGTGCTCCGCAACCTCCCCAGCCTGCAGAAGCTGGATAATCAAG cCGTGACAGAGGAAGAGCTGTCCCAGGCCATGGTTGATGGGGAGGAAATCACGGCCCCACCAGCCAGGAGGAGCATGGAGAACGGCTGCTCCGCATCCACAGAGTCCAGTGCTGCCGAATCCACAATGGAGACTGAGAGCGAGCTGCTGAGCTTCGGTTTGGAGGAGACCAA GCTGTGCTGTAGCGGGGTGCTTGCTGGCAGCTGCATGTGCAGACAAAG caaaatccGAGAGCAGCTTGGTATGAAGCCTGTTCCTAGGGATAAATTTTCCTCCTTCTCACCTCAAGAGACGGACTGTAGCCAAAATACAAGA AACAACGTGCTGAGTGCCATCCTGCTACTCACGAAGGAACTGGACGCAGAGGGTCTGGAGGTCGTCCAGGAGACAGTGGGGAGGAGACTGCAGGCCTTTCGGaagagggagctgcaggaggagtgA
- the CFAP410 gene encoding cilia- and flagella-associated protein 410 isoform X3, which translates to MRQRGSRLTDISICRDLPNVEVITFSLNGISDLEPLNQCQNLSELYLRKNNIASLNELFYLKNLPRLRVLWLSENPCCGSDPHRYRMTVLRNLPSLQKLDNQAVTEEELSQAMVDGEEITAPPARRSMENGCSASTESSAAESTMETESELLSFGLEETKLCCSGVLAGSCMCRQSKIREQLGMKPVPRDKFSSFSPQETDCSQNTRNNVLSAILLLTKELDAEGLEVVQETVGRRLQAFRKRELQEE; encoded by the exons ATGAGGCAGAG GGGCAGCCGCCTCACCGAT ATATCGATATGCCGGGATCTGCCCAACGTTGAGGTGATCACATTCAG cctgAATGGCATCTCAGACCTCGAGCCGCTGAACCAGTGCCAGAATCTGAGCGAGCTCTACCTGAGGAAGAACAACATAGCAAGCCTGAATGAGCTCTTCTACCTCAAAAACCTGCCCCGGCTGAGGGTCCTGTGGCTGTCTGAAAACCCCTGCTGTGGCTCGGACCCCCACCGCTACAGGATGACGGTGCTCCGCAACCTCCCCAGCCTGCAGAAGCTGGATAATCAAG cCGTGACAGAGGAAGAGCTGTCCCAGGCCATGGTTGATGGGGAGGAAATCACGGCCCCACCAGCCAGGAGGAGCATGGAGAACGGCTGCTCCGCATCCACAGAGTCCAGTGCTGCCGAATCCACAATGGAGACTGAGAGCGAGCTGCTGAGCTTCGGTTTGGAGGAGACCAA GCTGTGCTGTAGCGGGGTGCTTGCTGGCAGCTGCATGTGCAGACAAAG caaaatccGAGAGCAGCTTGGTATGAAGCCTGTTCCTAGGGATAAATTTTCCTCCTTCTCACCTCAAGAGACGGACTGTAGCCAAAATACAAGA AACAACGTGCTGAGTGCCATCCTGCTACTCACGAAGGAACTGGACGCAGAGGGTCTGGAGGTCGTCCAGGAGACAGTGGGGAGGAGACTGCAGGCCTTTCGGaagagggagctgcaggaggagtgA